The following are encoded in a window of Bradyrhizobium sp. WBOS07 genomic DNA:
- a CDS encoding NAD(P)H-dependent glycerol-3-phosphate dehydrogenase → MSAFQSVAVIGAGAWGTALATVAARAGRAVTLWARNAEHAARIASTRDNPRLPGVRIPPEIVVTSDLTLAARADMLLIATPAQHLRGAVNMLASHLARPAPIVACAKGIEHGTHKFMTDVIAEAAPSAQPAILSGPSFADDVARGLPTAVTLAAGDERLASALVQALGSPTFRPYHSTDIRGVEIGGAAKNVLAIAVGIAVGRKLGASAQAALTTRGFAELTRLGRALGARSETLAGLSGLGDLILTCASPQSRNFALGLALGRGEPSPAGKLAEGEFTAPVLIELAASRNIEMPVSEAVAAILGGRSTIDAAISGLLTRPFKSEE, encoded by the coding sequence ATGTCCGCGTTCCAATCCGTCGCGGTGATCGGCGCGGGCGCCTGGGGCACGGCGCTGGCGACCGTGGCCGCACGGGCCGGGCGCGCCGTGACGCTGTGGGCGCGCAACGCCGAACATGCCGCGCGAATCGCATCGACGCGCGACAATCCGCGGCTGCCCGGCGTGCGGATCCCTCCTGAGATCGTGGTCACCAGCGATCTGACGCTCGCTGCGCGCGCGGACATGCTGCTGATCGCGACGCCGGCGCAGCATCTGCGCGGCGCGGTCAACATGCTGGCCTCGCATCTGGCAAGGCCGGCGCCGATCGTTGCGTGCGCCAAGGGCATCGAGCACGGCACCCATAAATTCATGACCGACGTGATTGCGGAAGCCGCCCCCAGCGCGCAGCCGGCGATCCTGTCGGGACCGAGCTTCGCCGACGACGTCGCGCGCGGCCTGCCGACCGCGGTGACGCTGGCGGCCGGCGATGAACGGCTGGCGAGCGCCCTGGTGCAGGCGCTGGGCTCGCCGACATTCCGCCCCTATCACTCCACCGACATCCGCGGCGTCGAGATCGGCGGCGCCGCCAAGAACGTGCTGGCGATCGCAGTCGGCATCGCGGTCGGGCGCAAGCTCGGCGCCTCCGCCCAGGCGGCGCTGACGACGCGCGGCTTTGCCGAGCTGACCCGCCTCGGCCGCGCGCTCGGGGCACGCAGCGAGACGCTCGCGGGACTCTCCGGTCTCGGCGACCTCATCCTGACCTGCGCGAGCCCGCAATCGCGCAACTTCGCGCTGGGGCTCGCGCTCGGACGCGGCGAGCCGTCGCCCGCCGGCAAGCTCGCCGAGGGCGAGTTCACCGCGCCGGTCTTGATCGAACTCGCAGCTTCGCGAAACATCGAGATGCCGGTCTCGGAAGCGGTCGCGGCGATCCTGGGCGGCCGGAGCACGATCGACGCGGCGATTTCGGGGCTGCTGACGCGCCCCTTCAAGTCTGAGGAATGA
- a CDS encoding EVE domain-containing protein, whose amino-acid sequence MAYWLVKSEPSVWSWDQQVAKGAKGEAWTGVRNYTARQNLVAMKKGDKAFYYHSNEGKEIVGIAEVIKEAYPDPTDKTGKFVCVDIKADKPLKNPVTMAAIKAEKKLADMALVKYSRLSVQPVTAEEWKLVCKMGGL is encoded by the coding sequence ATGGCGTACTGGCTGGTGAAATCCGAACCGTCGGTGTGGTCCTGGGACCAGCAGGTGGCGAAGGGCGCCAAGGGCGAGGCCTGGACCGGCGTGCGCAATTACACCGCGCGCCAGAACCTCGTCGCCATGAAGAAGGGCGACAAGGCGTTCTATTATCATTCGAACGAGGGCAAGGAGATCGTCGGCATCGCGGAGGTCATCAAGGAGGCCTATCCCGATCCGACCGACAAGACCGGCAAGTTCGTTTGCGTCGACATCAAGGCCGACAAGCCCTTGAAGAATCCGGTGACGATGGCTGCGATCAAGGCCGAGAAGAAGCTCGCCGATATGGCGCTGGTGAAATATTCGCGGCTTTCGGTGCAGCCGGTGACGGCGGAGGAGTGGAAGCTCGTCTGCAAGATGGGCGGGCTCTAG
- a CDS encoding uroporphyrinogen-III synthase: protein MSILVTRPHPDNEATAASLRARGHAVLLAPALKFEPVAFHDKGDAPYGAVLVTSVNAIRAVAPQLRDLGLLELPLFAVGEHTATAARDAGFTRVIVAGGDAASLRDKVMQSARDKVLKKKSTLLYLAGADLSRDLGGELDAEGFSVVTHTTYRMTPVKHLPREVCEGFAAHGVEAVLHYSRRSARAFLDAARDEGVEISALAIPQCCLSEAVAGALREAGASQVLVAATPDENALFATLERALQTRLA, encoded by the coding sequence ATGTCCATTCTTGTCACACGGCCGCATCCCGACAATGAAGCGACCGCGGCAAGTCTGCGCGCGCGGGGGCATGCGGTGCTGCTTGCGCCGGCGCTCAAGTTCGAGCCGGTCGCCTTTCATGACAAAGGTGACGCTCCCTATGGCGCCGTCCTCGTCACGTCGGTCAACGCGATTCGCGCGGTCGCGCCGCAATTGCGCGACCTTGGTCTTCTGGAGCTGCCGTTGTTTGCGGTCGGGGAGCATACGGCCACTGCTGCGCGCGACGCCGGCTTTACCCGGGTGATCGTCGCCGGCGGCGATGCCGCGTCCTTGCGCGACAAGGTGATGCAGAGCGCGCGCGACAAGGTGCTGAAGAAAAAGAGCACGCTGCTGTATCTCGCGGGCGCGGATCTGTCGCGCGACCTCGGCGGTGAGCTCGATGCAGAGGGTTTCTCCGTGGTCACGCACACCACTTATCGGATGACGCCCGTCAAGCATCTGCCGCGCGAGGTCTGCGAGGGCTTTGCCGCCCACGGGGTCGAGGCGGTGCTGCACTACTCCCGGCGCAGCGCCCGGGCGTTCCTGGATGCGGCGCGGGACGAGGGCGTCGAAATCTCGGCGCTGGCGATACCGCAATGCTGTCTGTCCGAGGCGGTCGCGGGCGCGTTGCGCGAGGCCGGCGCGTCGCAGGTTCTGGTTGCCGCGACACCGGACGAAAATGCCTTATTTGCCACCTTGGAGCGTGCTTTGCAGACCCGTTTGGCGTAA
- the tsaD gene encoding tRNA (adenosine(37)-N6)-threonylcarbamoyltransferase complex transferase subunit TsaD, whose protein sequence is MLGIETTCDETAAAVIERASDGSGRILSNIVRSQIEEHARFGGVVPEIAARAHVDLLDGIVDRAMREAGIGFGELGGVAAAAGPGLIGGVIVGLTTAKAIAMVHDTPLVAVNHLEAHALTPRLTDGIAFPYCLFLASGGHTQIVAVTGVGQYVRLGTTVDDAIGEAFDKVAKMLGLPYPGGPQVERAAASGDATRFAFPRPMQGRPDANFSLSGLKTAVRTEASRLPEITPQDISDLCASFQAAVLESTADRLNVGLRLFREKFGAPSALVAAGGVAANQAIRGALDEVARQAGTQLIMPPPALCTDNGAMIAWAGAERLALGMTDTMDAQPRARWLLDANATAPAGYGKTRAGY, encoded by the coding sequence GTGCTGGGCATCGAAACCACCTGCGACGAGACCGCCGCGGCCGTGATCGAGCGCGCCTCTGACGGCAGCGGCAGGATCCTGTCCAACATCGTGAGGTCGCAGATCGAGGAGCATGCCCGCTTCGGCGGCGTGGTGCCGGAGATCGCCGCCCGCGCCCATGTCGACCTGCTCGACGGCATCGTCGATCGCGCCATGCGCGAGGCCGGCATCGGCTTCGGCGAGCTCGGCGGCGTCGCGGCCGCCGCGGGGCCGGGCCTGATCGGCGGCGTCATCGTCGGGCTCACCACTGCAAAAGCGATCGCGATGGTCCACGACACGCCGCTGGTCGCAGTGAACCATCTGGAGGCGCATGCGCTGACGCCGCGCCTCACCGATGGCATCGCGTTTCCCTATTGCCTGTTTCTCGCCTCCGGCGGCCACACCCAGATCGTCGCCGTCACCGGCGTCGGCCAATATGTGCGGCTCGGCACCACCGTCGACGATGCGATCGGCGAGGCCTTCGACAAGGTCGCGAAGATGCTGGGCCTGCCCTATCCCGGCGGCCCGCAGGTCGAGCGCGCGGCGGCGAGCGGCGATGCCACCCGCTTTGCGTTCCCGCGGCCGATGCAGGGCAGACCCGATGCCAATTTCTCGCTGTCGGGATTGAAGACGGCAGTGCGCACCGAAGCGAGCCGGTTGCCAGAGATCACGCCGCAGGACATCAGCGATCTCTGCGCGAGCTTTCAGGCTGCCGTGCTCGAATCGACGGCCGACCGGTTGAACGTCGGCTTGAGACTTTTCCGCGAGAAATTCGGCGCTCCCAGCGCGCTCGTGGCCGCCGGCGGCGTCGCCGCCAATCAGGCGATCCGCGGCGCCCTCGACGAGGTCGCACGGCAAGCCGGGACGCAATTGATCATGCCGCCGCCCGCGCTCTGCACCGACAACGGCGCGATGATCGCATGGGCCGGCGCCGAGCGCCTCGCGCTCGGCATGACCGACACGATGGACGCGCAGCCGCGGGCGCGCTGGCTGCTCGACGCCAACGCAACGGCGCCGGCCGGCTACGGCAAGACGCGGGCGGGATACTAG